A region of Streptomyces sp. NBC_01497 DNA encodes the following proteins:
- a CDS encoding IS5 family transposase (programmed frameshift), with amino-acid sequence MLVGLSVGKRGSRPWIVSDELWSLIEPLLPEPGPKLVAGRPRVPDRQALCGILFVLHTGIQWEYLPRELGFGSGMTCWRRLAAWNEANVWDRLHLVLLAKPRAAKQLDWSRAGKRFLPCPGRPTGPKSGPSPVDRARPGSKHHLLIDGQDTPLAVSLTGGNRGDVAHLTPLLAKIPPIQGLAGRPRRRHDVPLGDRGYDHDKYRRLVWAQGIKPVIARRGIPHGSGLGAQRSVVERTIASFHGFRHLRIRWERRDDIHEAFSSASPPASSPTATSNTLVRTSKRPV; translated from the exons ATGCTCGTTGGGCTGTCCGTGGGGAAGAGAGGGTCGCGTCCGTGGATCGTCTCGGATGAACTGTGGTCGTTGATCGAGCCGTTGCTGCCTGAGCCAGGACCGAAACTCGTGGCCGGCAGGCCGCGGGTGCCGGACCGGCAGGCTTTGTGCGGGATCCTGTTCGTGCTGCATACCGGGATCCAGTGGGAGTACCTACCGCGGGAGCTGGGCTTCGGCTCGGGCATGACGTGCTGGCGGCGGCTGGCAGCGTGGAACGAGGCCAACGTCTGGGACAGGCTCCACCTCGTGCTGCTGGCCAAGCCCCGGGCGGCGAAGCAGCTCGACTGGTCTCGGGCGGGGAAGCGATTCCTCCCATGCCCGGGCCGCCCGACGGGGCCCAAAAGCGGTCCCAGCCCGGTCGACCGCGCACGGCCCGGCAGCAAGCACCACCTCCTCATCGACGGCCAGGACACACCGCTCGCGGTGTCCCTGACCGGCGGAAACCGT GGCGACGTCGCCCACCTCACGCCCCTGCTCGCCAAGATCCCACCTATCCAGGGCCTCGCGGGACGTCCCCGTCGCCGCCATGACGTCCCGCTCGGCGACCGCGGCTACGACCACGACAAGTACCGCCGCCTCGTCTGGGCTCAGGGCATCAAACCGGTCATCGCCCGCCGCGGCATTCCACACGGCTCCGGCCTCGGTGCTCAGCGCTCGGTCGTCGAGCGCACGATCGCCTCGTTCCACGGCTTCCGACATCTGCGTATCCGCTGGGAACGACGCGACGACATCCACGAAGCCTTTTCCTCGGCCTCGCCACCTGCCTCATCACCCACCGCCACATCCAACACCCTTGTTAGGACCTCTAAGAGGCCGGTTTGA
- a CDS encoding MDR family MFS transporter — protein sequence MRGTTRQAGSLRGFPSGFWWLWSSTLVNRLGTFVFPFLTLYLTTSRGYSATGAGLVLSVFGVGSAVGALAGGELTDRVGRRVTMVGGQVATAAATAVLGLVAHAAAIAALAFAVGAASSISRPAVSSMIADLVGPADRLRAFAVNYWAINIGFGLSTVTAGFLAQHGYLWLFLGDAATTLACAMIVWVKLAESRPAECATASARVPPELETAVPALKGGARGVLRDSRFMALTALAFVLWVIFFQGSTSLPLVMARHGLGSHDYGLVIGLNGLLIVALQIPLTRFIRQRSMSRSLAVAALLIGGGFGLDVFAGGATVVYALTVVVWTLGEMVYAPAASAAVAGFAPRDARGRYQGVFAFSSSAASCVAPLAGGLILDYGGPKMLWGLCALLGAAAALAFLMLSADRRDEAAAIPPTTGTGEQAAALPGAGELLWEQESQ from the coding sequence GTGCGCGGCACGACACGTCAGGCCGGCAGTCTGCGAGGGTTCCCCTCCGGTTTTTGGTGGCTGTGGTCCAGCACACTGGTCAACCGGCTGGGTACGTTCGTCTTTCCGTTCCTGACTCTCTACCTCACGACAAGCCGAGGGTACTCGGCCACCGGTGCGGGTCTGGTGCTGTCGGTGTTCGGCGTTGGCTCGGCGGTCGGCGCGTTGGCCGGTGGTGAGCTTACGGACCGGGTCGGACGGCGTGTCACGATGGTCGGTGGCCAGGTGGCGACCGCAGCGGCGACTGCTGTCCTCGGTTTGGTGGCGCATGCCGCTGCTATAGCGGCTCTGGCATTCGCGGTAGGAGCGGCGTCCAGCATCTCCCGCCCGGCTGTATCGTCAATGATCGCGGACCTGGTGGGGCCCGCTGACCGGCTCCGGGCCTTCGCCGTCAATTATTGGGCAATTAACATCGGCTTTGGGCTGTCTACAGTGACAGCCGGCTTCCTTGCCCAGCACGGGTACCTGTGGCTGTTCCTTGGAGACGCCGCGACCACACTGGCCTGCGCGATGATTGTGTGGGTCAAGCTCGCGGAGAGTCGTCCTGCAGAGTGTGCGACTGCGTCGGCGCGAGTACCGCCCGAGCTGGAGACGGCGGTGCCTGCGTTGAAGGGGGGCGCCAGGGGTGTGCTGCGGGACTCCCGCTTCATGGCGCTTACCGCCCTTGCTTTCGTCTTGTGGGTGATCTTCTTCCAGGGCTCGACATCGCTGCCGCTCGTGATGGCCCGCCACGGATTGGGGTCGCATGACTACGGTCTGGTAATCGGTCTTAACGGACTGCTGATCGTGGCGCTGCAGATTCCGCTCACCAGATTCATCAGGCAGCGCAGCATGAGTCGGTCGCTGGCTGTGGCTGCTCTGCTGATCGGGGGTGGCTTCGGGCTGGATGTATTCGCCGGTGGCGCCACAGTCGTCTACGCGCTGACGGTAGTGGTCTGGACACTGGGTGAGATGGTGTATGCGCCTGCCGCCTCTGCGGCCGTGGCTGGCTTCGCGCCACGCGACGCCAGAGGCCGCTACCAGGGCGTATTTGCCTTCAGCTCGTCGGCCGCCTCGTGCGTGGCCCCACTCGCCGGCGGCCTGATCCTCGACTACGGCGGGCCCAAAATGCTGTGGGGTCTGTGCGCTCTACTCGGGGCGGCCGCCGCACTGGCCTTCTTGATGCTGTCTGCCGATCGGCGAGATGAAGCGGCAGCCATACCGCCTACGACAGGCACGGGAGAACAAGCGGCGGCGCTCCCCGGAGCCGGCGAGCTCCTGTGGGAGCAGGAGTCCCAATAA
- a CDS encoding ATP-grasp domain-containing protein, which produces MTFALIESLNLGLGRLADAAHARGHDLHLLTADRSRYAFELSQPSAASVTVTSVDTNDITEIVAALRRIPTLAGVVRMTDQWTAQALAAAQALGLPHEDPEAVALLRDKGRLRDHLYRHGFSAVSSVTFEPLSVDPAELSRTLPFPCVIKDVSGSRSKDVWLVKESAELAPVLGEAARTVGARGGKITAEPYLLGPLYSAETLTWGSETRLLGVTSRVVSAEPYFREEAGSFPVDFPEKTLRGLSDWVSAILLSTGYREGFTHTEFIVTSHGFEIVEINPRLGGALIGEAIRQSLDVDVHDAYLDLALGQRPALMDVLLEPRRGMAQVCVYAPRAGIFEGFTGTDLLPAHPGNPVLYPLREAGAWIPSTTDQRGALAFLLAGGDTSELAFHHAVSAANKLGARMQTGDPAGDR; this is translated from the coding sequence GTGACTTTCGCACTGATCGAATCTCTTAATCTCGGCCTGGGCCGCCTCGCCGACGCCGCCCACGCGCGTGGCCACGACCTGCACCTGCTGACCGCGGACCGGTCCCGGTACGCGTTCGAGCTGTCGCAGCCGTCAGCCGCGTCGGTCACGGTTACGAGCGTTGACACGAACGACATCACTGAGATCGTTGCGGCGCTACGACGCATTCCCACTTTGGCGGGAGTCGTGCGCATGACCGATCAGTGGACCGCACAGGCCCTGGCTGCCGCGCAAGCCCTGGGGCTGCCGCACGAAGACCCTGAGGCAGTCGCGCTGCTACGGGATAAGGGGAGGCTGCGTGACCATCTCTACCGTCACGGATTCTCGGCGGTCTCCTCTGTCACCTTCGAACCGCTCAGCGTCGACCCCGCGGAACTGAGCCGAACCCTGCCCTTCCCCTGCGTGATCAAGGACGTAAGCGGGAGCCGGAGCAAAGACGTCTGGCTGGTCAAGGAGTCCGCGGAACTGGCACCCGTCCTCGGTGAGGCCGCACGAACGGTGGGGGCACGCGGCGGGAAGATCACAGCCGAGCCCTACCTCCTCGGGCCGCTGTACAGCGCTGAGACCCTGACCTGGGGTTCCGAGACCCGGTTGCTGGGGGTCACGAGTCGCGTCGTGTCGGCGGAACCGTACTTCCGGGAGGAAGCGGGCAGCTTCCCGGTCGACTTTCCGGAAAAAACCCTGCGTGGCCTCTCCGACTGGGTTTCCGCCATCTTGCTCTCAACCGGTTACAGAGAAGGCTTCACGCACACTGAATTCATCGTCACCTCGCACGGTTTCGAAATTGTAGAGATCAATCCCCGACTGGGCGGGGCGCTCATCGGAGAGGCGATCCGGCAATCACTCGATGTGGATGTGCACGACGCCTACCTCGACCTGGCGCTTGGCCAGCGTCCCGCGCTGATGGACGTACTGTTGGAGCCACGGCGTGGGATGGCCCAAGTCTGCGTGTACGCGCCAAGGGCCGGCATATTCGAGGGATTCACGGGCACTGATCTGTTGCCCGCGCACCCGGGTAACCCCGTTCTGTATCCGCTGCGGGAGGCGGGGGCATGGATACCCTCGACCACGGACCAGCGCGGCGCCCTCGCGTTTCTCCTGGCGGGAGGCGACACTTCGGAGCTCGC
- a CDS encoding carboxymuconolactone decarboxylase family protein, with protein MARDGAEPSYARALAMAEQLLGIPLEQFLELGPGEPENAADFKRLATAHTFGDSWPRTDVLDTQTRALVSVTIAAVLGTLEPLRGQLRIALNRGVTPEEIVEVFIHIEAYAGAARAFEGYQIAKQVFEEAVDTKKV; from the coding sequence GTGGCCCGAGACGGTGCAGAACCTAGTTACGCCAGAGCGCTGGCGATGGCCGAGCAACTGTTGGGCATCCCCTTGGAGCAGTTCTTGGAGCTCGGCCCTGGCGAACCCGAAAACGCGGCCGACTTCAAACGCCTCGCCACAGCACACACCTTCGGCGACTCCTGGCCTCGAACTGACGTTCTCGACACGCAGACCCGAGCCCTCGTCTCCGTCACCATTGCCGCGGTCCTCGGCACTCTTGAACCGCTGCGCGGGCAACTCCGGATCGCACTCAACCGTGGAGTCACCCCTGAGGAGATCGTCGAAGTATTCATCCACATCGAGGCATACGCCGGTGCTGCACGCGCCTTCGAGGGCTATCAGATCGCCAAACAAGTCTTCGAAGAGGCAGTGGACACGAAGAAGGTCTGA